The Plasmodium falciparum 3D7 genome assembly, chromosome: 5 DNA window caaatatgtacatcataaaaattattattatcctgATAGTTGTACAAatctaagaaaaaaaaaaaattcacttttttataatctaaaaaaatatatttattatgaaaaaaagaaatatttacagcattgtttattaaaacatgataattataaaaaggtaGAGTTACCAAGaattaaagatataaattattcttATCAAATGGAATCTATAAAAACACGAAATTTTATTCATTCCCTAAGTGAACAATTTGctattttttcaaatttaattctgtctttttatattataaaaaatgatgacaataatgtatataataaaaattatatatataataaaaattatatatataataaaaatagtatatgtaataaaaattatatatgtaataaaaattatatatataataaaaataatatatataataaaaataatatatataataaaaagaacatTTTAACACATGCCAAAAGTGTTTTGCTTAGTGGGTCGTCAAAAAAATTTCTCAAGTTCTTTTCCAATATAATCAGAAGACATAAgttgaaagaaaaaaagaataagaaaaatataaaaagatataaaatgaatCATGTAAATAATACCTCCAAAggacatattatattaaatatgtgTACACATGGTTTCAAAAAGGATTATTcatcattaaaaaataaatatagaatagttaataataaagggtatatgttaaaaaatgataatgttTATGATAgacatatgtataatttgaCCGATATGTATAGAGGTACACAATATGGATGtagtaaaaaaaagaataaaaacatttatatgaacaataataataacatattaaaaaataaaataaatcgaTTTTTAGAACATTTACTGGTAGATAAATGTAAAAGGAATATATGTCATAAATATActgatattaaaaatataaaattatccatatatgaatatatattaagaacgTGTACTGTATATGCTAGAATGAAACCTAAGGATAAGAGTGatttaattttatctttAAAGAAATTACCAAATAATTCATATGTTGGAATGTGTGGTGATGGAGCTAATGATTGTTTAGCATTATCATGCGCAGACATAGGAATAtcattatgtaataataatgaatcaTCTATATGCTCTTCTTTTACATCTAATAAATTATGTCTTCATAGTATAGTTCATATATTGATTGAAGGTAGAGCATCTTTAGTAAATTCTTttcaattatttaaatttatatctttatattctATTATGCAATGTTCTCAGGTTCTAATACTATATTCAATTTCTAATAAATTAACAGATAATCAGTACATCTTTATAGATATTGTAACTATACTACCTTTATCTATTTTTATGTGTTGGACATCAGCTAGCGaaaaattatcaaaaaatatacccattggaaaattattttcttttccaATATTGATAAGTATATATGGTCAAATAATTATTCAGTTGTTTTTTGTTATGATTTCTTTAGTTTTGTTAATGAATctatcattttataaatatgacaAAAATAAAGTCATGAAGGAAAAATCGGATGATACGTATTTATATAAGGCACAAAATACACTCTTATATATTCTTTGCTCTTTTCAAAATTTGTTTATGTGTAtatctttaaatataaagaatgagTGGAGAAAGagtaagttttttttttttttttttttttttttggatatGTTGACAATTTAGAAaagatagaaaaaaataagaatgtGTGTGTCTATGTAGTGTTTTTCTATCGTatgaatatacataaaaaaaaataaatatatatatatgtatgtattaatgTTGCATACTTTCACTTTTCAGGTGTGTTTACAAACATTGCCTTTATAATTTGGATGTCCTTTTTACTTCTTATGAATACTTGTATTACCTTTTTTTCCTCAGAAATATTTTTAGTAGGTTGGATCATCGACTTACTCAAACAGTATCTAAGTTTAATTAcgtttcctttttattttcgtatatttttatttttcattttgttttttaatttcctATGTTCCTATTCATATGAaaagtatattataaaatattttgagAAAAGGGAAAttcaaaagaaatataatcaCAATCACATGAGTAGTATTTTTTGTTCGCCCCAAGAACTGGATACTACAAATGTTTTCGTAACTTGTAATTAggcaaatatatatatatatatatatatatatatatatatttatatatatgtatgtattattcattttgttattatttaatttttttttttttttttgtatcctCATTTTTGTAATGATATCAACGTATATTAAACAGTATGTTACACCTACGTAATTATGTagacatttatatttttatttataaaaaaataaaaagaaatacatatttaaataaataaataaatatatatatatatatatatatatatatgtaataattttattacatttgaactcatttacatttttgttttcttttgtttctttgtgaattaaataattttaaagagataaattttttttttaaaattacaaAAGTAAGAGATAATTACTACTGagtgttaaaaaaaaaaaaaaaaaaaaaaaaaaaataataaataaaatataaataatatataaataatatataaataatatataaataatatataaataataacgaATTTGTATAcaattattcttttattaaatgttcaaattttataaagaaaaaaaataaaaaaaaattaaaataaaaaataaagtatataCTTAATTGTTAAACAATAATTTAGacaataaacatatatataccctataatttttttttttttttcttttttttcttttttttgggAGGAATGGTGGTGAGAGGGATCCGTTAGAACATATGGgaaggaatatatattatatattatttttaagttgtaaaaacaaaatgttttataatatatataaatgaataaataaatatatacacacatatatatataatatataatatatatatatatatatatatttatatttatatcaattgaagtttaaaaaaaaaaaaaaaaaaaaaagaaagaaagaaaaagtcctatatacaaatatacaggcttgatatttcttttttttataaaaatgaaaaaatataaatacatttataaacGTCTTCCTCTTCTTCCAGACTTTTTTCTTGTAGAATCTGTTGGGATGGGAGTTACATCTTCAATTCTTCCTATTTTTAATCCGGAACGTGCTAAAGctctatataataacaaaggaaaataaaataaatataatataatataaataaataaataaataaataaatacatatatatatatatatatatatatatatactatttttACCTTAAGGCTGATTGGGCTCCTGGACCAGGGGTCTTAGATTTAGTACCACCGGAGGCTCTTAGTTTAATATGGATAGCTGTAACTCCTAATTCTTTTAGCCTTGCAGCTACATCTTGAGCAGCCATCATAGCAGCGTATGGACTAGATTCATCTCTATCAGCTTTAACTTTCATTCCACCTATAAAACGAAgattattaaaatgttatatttttattataatatacattatgcatatatataatacagaATAAACAATAACTCGTttgaacataaaaaaaaaaaaaataaaaaaaaataaaaaaaaataaaaaaaaataaacataaacataaatttatatacatatgttatatatatatgttatatatatatatatgttatatatttatgtttatatttatttattcacatatattattacctgTAATTCTAACTAAAGTTTCTCTTCCACTTAAATCTGTTACGTGTATAAATGTATCGTTAAAAGATGCAAAAATATGAGCCACACCAAAAACTAATTCTCCTTCTTTTGGTTGAGGACCAGAAACAATAGCTGTTTCAGGTTGAGGtgtttttactttttttgatgccatttttattttttatgtaatttaaataattattcaaaaaggtattaatatatatatatatatatatatatatatataatatatttatatgtttatattttttgttctttttaattttgttatgtaatttttaagcaattatatattaaaacttttaatagaaaaaaaaaaaaaaaaaaaaaaaaaattgttcaaatatataataatattatatatctctataaataaaaaaaaaaataaatatatctttttttaaattaattttgaattataaaaaataatatatatatataaaaataatattattatattaataattttatttttatttatttttttttttttctttttgtttctATAGTTTTTTCCTCatgcttttttatttttttagaaaaaaggatatttaatttttattattattattatttttttttttttttgggggattattcaaaattttattatgtatgtttttttctttctcatcacattacatatatatatattttatatatatataaatataaaatatatttattttattactatatgattttacatatatatatttattataatatataaaaaaaataaaataaaataaaagggaTAAAGAAtgaaatgtttttataataataacattattataaatatgttatataaataacaatatatataatatatataatatttggtatgtacaatataaaataatatatataattataatattatattttccccCTATgctaatttttattattaatatatataaaatttattatctttcttttgtttttttcttatgatatggtaaaaataaaaatatattatatatatataataataattattatgcatatattaaagtatatataatagttaaaagaagaaaaagggtatacatatttaattaaatacgaaaaggattatatataatatataatatatatatttcttaataataaaaaacaaatataatattatatgtattgtaTGGATGGggtactatatatatatatttttatatatatatatagtcttaatattttttcatttaatatatattatataataatattatacttttataaataatatatatatgattctttataatataaattatataatatattaattttttgcctctattttgaatatatgaataaggatataaatatatatattataaataattataagcCTATTTTTTCTTGACATCCCCCTCtccccaaaaaaaaaacctcTTTAATCACTTtgctttataatatatattattatatatatattaatatatatgtatataatatataataatattattatatatggataataattaatctttattaaaaaatacttatataatataatataatatttttttatatatttaaaaaaaaaatactattataattttttttattctgtttaaataatttaatgtagaacttaaaaaaaaaaaagtaatattggtaaaaatataaatatataatatattattttttaatgaatcgattatttattttttttttttaaggtttatatattataattgatCAAGGCTCTAGAATATTCATCATttccccaaaaaaaaaaaaaaaaaaaaaaaaaaaaaattattaaggtatatatttataagtgTGTTATTATagaatttacaaaaaaaaaaaaaaaggaagaaagtataatatataataatttcatgaattttttttttttgttaatagatagatatattattctcatattatatatatttttattttgaccTTTTGGTGACTTTATAAATACTACTATgattatgttattattatgatgtagatatatttattatgtagaaataaatgaatgttatgcttttttaaaaagtaccggttaatatatatattatatagatagatatatttttttttttttttttttgtcctaTTTTTAGAGAATGGAATAATATTCTcctaataaaacaaattaaaatgtaatttaaaaatataaatataaatataaatatatgtatatatatatatatatatatatatataatttaatttttatattttttgtggTACATTTAGagaaccaaaaaaaaaaaaaaaaaataccaagatataataaaataagtaaATGTCAACTTATCATGTGGTATATTTTTCAActgtattaatttttttgcaatttatcataaaataaaatgtagccagtccaaaaaaaaaatatatattttttttaattgatctatttttttttttttttttttatcatgtataatgtgcatatataatataatataataatatgaataaattttttcCACTACTTGTTTGTGTAagcttaatttttttttttttaaaattatccaTCAACGctaagaaaatatttaagaaaaatataaaaaataaaccattcatattaaaaaagtctaacaatataaatggaatttattttattaaatcaaaattaaataaaatagaaaataaaaaaaataagaataaaaaaatgaaattattttGCGATCATAATGATAATGTCAATAGAATGGAACAACAAAATAATAGTGTAAATGTATCTAAGGATAAcagttcatttattttttcgaaTCGTAAGAAGTTAACAAACTTACTTCTAATAGTTAATTATGATGGTACGAATTATAATGGTTGGACAGGATTAGAAAATAGTAGTGAAGTATATTTGAATGCTctacaaaattataaaaataaaaaaaaaacagagcgtcaaaaaaatatcgaaagaaaaaaatatagtacTGTTCAGAATAATATTTTGGattgtatattaaaattacatgggtataaatatattcacaataataataataatgagcaTATTTGTAATAGTTATAAAGTTGGTGATacagataattataataatgctcatcataatgattataaccaaaataatgtaaatggtattataaataataaaccCTTTGAATTTATAGGAGTTAGTAGAACGGATAAAGGTGTACATGCgaaagaatatatttgtcaatatatatcatatgaaAAAGAACCACCATGTGATGGTGATATGGAACACATAAAAAGATCATTGAACAGTCtattaaataaagatataaaaatattagcTGTCCTAAAAAGCCCACATGATCATTTCAATATTAGATTTCATAATTCTGGAAAAATTTATACTTATAATTTAGATATTAGAAATCCTAGTCAACCCTTAGAAAGAAATTATGCATGGCAGCTTTATGACGATCCAAGGTTTTTCTTcttatcaaaaaaaacaaataaacataaGAAGGAAGGAACACCGAATAGTATACATAATGCACAACAGACCTGTACAACACCAGGAGACAAAAATGGTAGGAAGGCCTTATATATAGCtaacaaaaaagaagaagatttaaaatatatttatgatgatGAGTTAAGTCTTCTCTTTGGCGAAAATTATATTCCTAATGGAACATATGATGACGAAAATTTGTCAGATGAGAAACAAAATTGTTTAGATTGTGAAAATATATCTACTAATCATATATCTAGTAGTAATGATCCACCTAATGATAACATATGCCTTAGTAATGATCTAcctaatgataatatatgcCTTAGTAATGATCTACCTAATGATAACATATGCCTTAGTAATGATCTACCTAATGATAACATATGCCTTAGTAATGATCTAcctaatgataatatatgcCTTAGTAATGATCTAcctaatgataatatatgcCTTAGTAATGATTTACCTAATGATAACATATCCCCTAGTAATGATCTACCTAATGATAACATATCCCCTAGTAATGATCTACCTAATGATAACATATCACCTAGTAATGATCCTCCCTCTTTTTaccataaaaatatgaaaagttCATATAACGACATAAGCCACAgcatgaagataataaataaagaaaaagaaataaggTCAGTAATACCATgtgatattaataaaataaaagaatgtGCCAAGTTATTTATCGGCCATCATAATTTTGAATGTTTTCGTGGAACCTTAAAAGGAACAGagaaattaagaaaaatcAATACTTTCTGTACGATTCATTTTTTAGATGTATATgagttaaaaaataatttatatcaaTTTGTTATACAGGGGGATcgatttttatatcatatgatTAGAATTATTGTAGGTACACTAGTCCAAGTCGGTGTTGGTCTTTTAAATGTAGAAGATGTAAGAGATGCATTACATTTATGTAAGCCTCTTAAAGTTAAATTGTGTGCACCTTCGCAAGGGTTATGtttgaataaaatattattacaagaGCCACTGGATAAATTAATAGGTTCGGCTTTAATATCAAATTAAATGTGTTGATACTATCATTCATAGGTGtacctaaatatatatatatatatatataaataaatatatatttgtgtgtgtgcttatttttatactgttttatgatttaaaaaaaatttcatacatatatgtatatatttgtttaataatgcgacacatatttatatgtatttcaccaaaaaaaaaaaaaaaaaaaaattataaatatataaataaatggaGAGGTAaacatatatgatatatatatataaatatatgtatgattaCGAAAAAAAGAcaacataaatttttttgaatttattattgattattttttttttttttgttattataaataatatatatgtaccatatgatatatattgtacattatatattatttctttgtttggttatttatttatttattattattatttatttatttattattattatttttttatttatttattattattttttttttgttttgttttaaaaCTTGTTTAACCTTAATTTGCTGTCCAAATATGATGAGGCATATCCTCTTGAATGAATTTCTTTATCTTCCACAGACGAATTATCTGAGTTATCATAGTGTTGATTtcccttatttttattataaaacatattaaaagatgtatattgtttttgtgttcgtatattttttttgtttaattcatcctcatcatcataattatcacTGTTATTATCTTTAGAATTGTACATGTTATTATGACATGTCCTAAAGatatgatatttatttataaacttTTCAAAAGTTggcatatttaaattatttaatccACCTTTGATATGATCTAATACATTACATATTTGATGAATACATGTaccattataataaattaaaatggtTGGTAATTTATTTTCGGGGTAATTTTCTATGATACGATTATATATACCTTTggtaaattttatatatttatgtttttgtgctaattcttttaaaatattatttaatacttTACAAGAAATAACATTCTCtgaatataaatgtaaaaggACATGAGTTCCTTTCGGTTTTCTTTTTgattgtttattattataattatcactattataattatcactattataattattattattatcatcattattattatcatcatcatcattattattattattgagtGGGTTTTTTTTACTTGCCTCATTAATATCTGTAAGGAAGTTTTCTTTTGATATTTCAAAAACCTCACCATATATATCTTCAGCTTTCATACGATTGATTTCATTAAttctatcatttttatatttttcgaTAATCTTTAAATATTCATCGTCTATACATTTCTCTTCAATATCATTTAGTTCATTCAAATTTTTCTTAtctaaaatattttcctCTTCAAGTTTTTCAAGATTTTCTAgatatatttcttcttcttttatttcttttggAAGTGGCGGTAAGTTCCCGAATTTTCTTTGCAGGTCATCCCATTCGGTTGTTTCTCTCGTAGGGTTGGTCGTCGACATggacaaataaaaaataaaaaaaatatatatacgtggttaatatgaatatatatatatatatatatatatatatgtatatattattgatatatatattatattgtttatatatgtgtggtgttaaaaatatatataaatatattattaatataacaaatatacaaattctcctattttataatatttcaaaaaatgtaaaaaaaaaaaaaaaaaaaaaaaaaaaattcttttcatttgtGACAGTGcaaaatgttatattaaaaattttatacaaattaatatattatcatatatttaaaatcaAATGAaccaatattttattttattttattttattttttttttttttttttttgtatagttaaaatatgatgataacatttataaaaataaaataaataatagacGTAGTAATCACAattgtattttataaaattaaatctatttttttttttctttttttcttaattttatgtatgtacaaaatggttatataaataaatttaagataatgtaaaatatatcacatatatattatatatatttaaaaggaTAATgctattatatgaatataaagatatttaaaatgtaaaaaattatattacatactatattataaataaataaatataaatatatataaataaataaatatatatatatatatatatatatatatatatataatttgctCTGTACAtctgttatatatatataattaacatatatcatatttttcagGAGTTATagaaatcataaaaaaaagtttacACTTAGTTAATTTTGTTACTAAAAATTATtcaatattaatttttttttttttttttttttttttttttttttttttaaattaaaatgagACGAAAATGAGgagatatataaatgattaaaAGTATGTACACCCTTCTAATATGtctatgataaaaataaaatatacttaataaaatatatatacatgacaacttttcctatatataatatgttctaCTTGTCCTTTTAAAAAGTttaagaagaaaagaaatatgtacataaacGTCTGTACTAATATACAATTTTCtctatattaatttatttaactaaaattttttttttttttttttttctctttgttca harbors:
- a CDS encoding 40S ribosomal protein S11, with product MASKKVKTPQPETAIVSGPQPKEGELVFGVAHIFASFNDTFIHVTDLSGRETLVRITGGMKVKADRDESSPYAAMMAAQDVAARLKELGVTAIHIKLRASGGTKSKTPGPGAQSALRALARSGLKIGRIEDVTPIPTDSTRKKSGRRGRRL
- a CDS encoding tRNA pseudouridine synthase, putative → MNKFFPLLVCVSLIFFFLKLSINAKKIFKKNIKNKPFILKKSNNINGIYFIKSKLNKIENKKNKNKKMKLFCDHNDNVNRMEQQNNSVNVSKDNSSFIFSNRKKLTNLLLIVNYDGTNYNGWTGLENSSEVYLNALQNYKNKKKTERQKNIERKKYSTVQNNILDCILKLHGYKYIHNNNNNEHICNSYKVGDTDNYNNAHHNDYNQNNVNGIINNKPFEFIGVSRTDKGVHAKEYICQYISYEKEPPCDGDMEHIKRSLNSLLNKDIKILAVLKSPHDHFNIRFHNSGKIYTYNLDIRNPSQPLERNYAWQLYDDPRFFFLSKKTNKHKKEGTPNSIHNAQQTCTTPGDKNGRKALYIANKKEEDLKYIYDDELSLLFGENYIPNGTYDDENLSDEKQNCLDCENISTNHISSSNDPPNDNICLSNDLPNDNICLSNDLPNDNICLSNDLPNDNICLSNDLPNDNICLSNDLPNDNICLSNDLPNDNISPSNDLPNDNISPSNDLPNDNISPSNDPPSFYHKNMKSSYNDISHSMKIINKEKEIRSVIPCDINKIKECAKLFIGHHNFECFRGTLKGTEKLRKINTFCTIHFLDVYELKNNLYQFVIQGDRFLYHMIRIIVGTLVQVGVGLLNVEDVRDALHLCKPLKVKLCAPSQGLCLNKILLQEPLDKLIGSALISN
- a CDS encoding phosducin-like protein 1, putative; protein product: MSTTNPTRETTEWDDLQRKFGNLPPLPKEIKEEEIYLENLEKLEEENILDKKNLNELNDIEEKCIDDEYLKIIEKYKNDRINEINRMKAEDIYGEVFEISKENFLTDINEASKKNPLNNNNNDDDDNNNDDNNNNYNSDNYNSDNYNNKQSKRKPKGTHVLLHLYSENVISCKVLNNILKELAQKHKYIKFTKGIYNRIIENYPENKLPTILIYYNGTCIHQICNVLDHIKGGLNNLNMPTFEKFINKYHIFRTCHNNMYNSKDNNSDNYDDEDELNKKNIRTQKQYTSFNMFYNKNKGNQHYDNSDNSSVEDKEIHSRGYASSYLDSKLRLNKF